A region of Paenibacillus sp. 37 DNA encodes the following proteins:
- a CDS encoding ROK family protein produces the protein MRIGAIEAGGTKFVCGVGNEHGQIEDRISFPTEHPETTLAKVIDYFRDKDVEAMGIGSFGPIDLQPDSPTYGYITTTPKPGWGNCNVIGTLKHEFPVPFGWDTDVNAAALGEVTWGAAQGLDNCVYYTIGTGVGVGLVAGGQRVHGLLHPEGGHIRTRRHPDDHFAGLCPYHGDCLEGMAAGPAIEARWQIPGSELPADHPAWEIESFYIAESITTAILLHSPQKIILGGGVMQQDHLFPMIREQVVRNLNGYVNAAPITQHIDQYIVQPGLGQHAGLCGALALGLEALQHAAKASHVS, from the coding sequence ATGCGTATTGGAGCTATAGAAGCGGGCGGAACGAAGTTTGTATGTGGTGTAGGTAATGAGCATGGACAGATTGAAGATCGGATCAGCTTTCCAACAGAACATCCGGAGACCACTCTTGCCAAGGTAATCGACTATTTCAGGGATAAAGATGTGGAAGCTATGGGGATTGGCTCCTTTGGTCCGATTGATCTGCAACCGGATAGTCCCACCTATGGTTATATTACGACCACACCTAAGCCTGGGTGGGGAAACTGTAATGTGATTGGAACCTTGAAGCATGAATTTCCGGTTCCTTTTGGATGGGATACGGATGTGAATGCTGCCGCGCTCGGTGAAGTGACGTGGGGAGCGGCGCAAGGGCTGGATAACTGTGTATATTACACGATTGGCACAGGAGTTGGTGTCGGACTTGTGGCAGGGGGCCAACGAGTACACGGATTGTTACATCCCGAGGGTGGACATATTCGCACAAGACGCCATCCAGACGATCACTTTGCCGGATTATGCCCGTATCATGGCGATTGCCTGGAGGGAATGGCAGCAGGTCCAGCCATTGAAGCTCGCTGGCAGATCCCTGGCAGTGAACTGCCGGCAGATCATCCGGCGTGGGAGATCGAATCCTTTTACATTGCGGAGTCGATTACTACGGCCATCTTGCTTCATTCGCCGCAGAAAATCATCTTGGGCGGTGGTGTGATGCAGCAAGATCATCTGTTTCCTATGATCCGGGAGCAGGTAGTGCGGAATCTCAATGGTTATGTGAATGCAGCCCCAATCACACAACATATTGACCAATATATCGTCCAGCCCGGATTGGGCCAGCATGCAGGTTTGTGTGGTGCGCTAGCATTGGGACTGGAAGCATTGCAACATGCAGCAAAAGCTTCACATGTTTCCTAG
- a CDS encoding carbohydrate ABC transporter permease: MVVKHTGMDRLILTLNAIFLTCAVLVVVVPLIYIVIASFMDPTVLLNRGLSFNVSDWSLDGYQMILSNPAMIRGFANAVLYSVSFALITVTVSIFAGYALSDDRLAGRGFFMIIFIITMFFGGGLIPTYLLIRNLGMLDTVWAIIIPGAVNVWNIILSRTFFKGVPRELKEAANVDGASEMKIFFQIVIPLSKPIIFVLALYAFVGQWNSYFDAMIYLDNPNLHPLQLVLRSILIQNQAAPGMISDQLAMAELKRLSEMIKYSAIVISSLPLIIMYPFFQKYFEKGVMVGSLK; the protein is encoded by the coding sequence ATGGTTGTTAAACACACGGGAATGGATCGATTGATCCTCACACTTAATGCCATCTTTCTCACCTGTGCTGTACTGGTTGTGGTTGTTCCCCTGATTTATATTGTTATCGCCTCATTCATGGACCCCACGGTGCTACTGAATCGTGGACTGTCCTTTAATGTATCGGACTGGAGTCTGGACGGATATCAGATGATTTTGTCCAATCCAGCCATGATCCGGGGGTTTGCAAATGCGGTATTGTACTCGGTTTCCTTTGCACTGATCACCGTGACCGTATCCATATTTGCAGGTTATGCATTGTCGGATGATAGGCTCGCGGGACGTGGATTTTTCATGATTATCTTTATCATTACGATGTTCTTCGGCGGGGGATTAATCCCTACTTATCTACTCATACGTAATCTGGGCATGCTTGATACGGTGTGGGCGATCATTATCCCTGGAGCCGTTAACGTCTGGAACATCATTCTCTCCAGAACCTTTTTCAAAGGAGTCCCTCGAGAACTGAAAGAAGCTGCAAACGTGGATGGCGCCTCTGAAATGAAAATTTTCTTCCAGATCGTCATACCGTTGTCGAAACCGATCATATTTGTACTCGCCCTCTATGCGTTCGTTGGGCAATGGAATTCCTATTTTGATGCAATGATCTATCTCGATAATCCGAACCTGCATCCGTTACAGCTCGTTCTGCGTTCCATTCTGATTCAGAATCAGGCTGCACCGGGCATGATCAGTGATCAACTCGCGATGGCAGAACTGAAACGGCTCTCCGAGATGATTAAATACTCAGCGATTGTCATTTCGAGTCTGCCACTCATCATCATGTACCCGTTCTTCCAGAAGTATTTCGAAAAAGGTGTCATGGTCGGTTCCCTCAAATAG
- a CDS encoding ABC transporter permease translates to MLLAPALILTLIFKYIPMYGAIIAFKDFSPIKGIMGSDWVGLKHFEKFIASPNFDIILMNTLKLSFLGLIFSFPVPILLALMLNQVRKAGIKKNIQLFLYAPNFISVVVVVGMLFIFLSPTGPINQLATWITGQPIMFMSEPEYFRWIYILSDIWTGAGWASIIYVAALANVDPELHNAANLDGANLLQRIRHIDLPTIRPIMAIVFILAAGGIMSIGFEKAYLMQTSMNLPSSEIIATYVYKVGLQSGDYAYSAAVGLFNSVINVILLVTVNLIVKKLNEGEGLY, encoded by the coding sequence ATGTTGCTTGCACCAGCCTTAATTTTGACTCTTATCTTCAAGTACATTCCGATGTACGGAGCCATCATTGCGTTTAAGGATTTCAGTCCGATCAAAGGCATCATGGGCAGTGATTGGGTAGGACTGAAGCATTTTGAGAAATTTATAGCTTCACCCAATTTCGATATCATTTTAATGAATACGCTTAAACTCAGCTTTTTGGGATTGATATTCAGTTTCCCGGTGCCCATTTTACTGGCACTCATGCTGAATCAGGTACGCAAAGCTGGCATCAAGAAAAATATTCAATTGTTTCTGTACGCACCCAATTTCATCTCGGTTGTTGTTGTTGTGGGTATGTTGTTCATCTTCCTCTCACCGACAGGGCCAATTAATCAATTAGCCACATGGATTACAGGTCAGCCGATCATGTTCATGTCTGAACCGGAATATTTCCGCTGGATTTACATTTTGTCCGATATCTGGACCGGTGCCGGCTGGGCTTCCATCATATACGTCGCCGCTTTGGCCAATGTTGATCCGGAGCTTCACAATGCGGCTAATCTGGATGGAGCCAATCTCCTTCAGCGTATTCGCCACATTGACCTTCCAACGATTCGTCCGATTATGGCCATCGTCTTTATCCTTGCAGCTGGCGGGATTATGTCCATTGGATTTGAGAAGGCCTATCTGATGCAGACGTCCATGAACCTGCCTTCCTCCGAGATTATTGCCACGTATGTCTACAAGGTGGGGTTACAGTCTGGAGATTACGCTTATTCTGCGGCAGTTGGATTGTTCAACTCGGTTATCAATGTGATTTTGCTGGTGACGGTGAATCTGATTGTGAAGAAATTGAATGAAGGCGAAGGCCTCTATTAG
- a CDS encoding ABC transporter substrate-binding protein, translating into MKKVNKSRKAVTTASISMLSAMLFLTACGGGGGGAASEAQSPDGKVTLNFITQSSPLAPADPNDKLINKRLEEKTNVHINWKNYTSDVFAEKRNLAVASGDLPDAIFDAGYGDYDLLKLAKDGAIIPLEDMIEQHMPNLKKVLEEAPEYKSMITAPDGHIYSFPWIEELGSGKQRIQAVDNLPWINVEWLNKLGLKMPTTTEELKEVLIAFKTQDPNGNGKADEIPLSFINKPGGEDLTFLFAAFGLGENWDHTVVTNDGKVVFTAADEGYKEAVKYIHELVQEGLVDVESYQQDWNTYLAKGKDNKYGMYFTWDKANITGMNDTYDVLPPVAGPNGEVNVTRTNGIGLDRGRMVITSSNKNLESTAKWVDQLYDPLQSVQNNWGTYGDESQQNIFEFDEAKGMLKHLPLEGSAPVELRQKTSIAGPLAILDSYYDKYTTKPEDAAWRMELLDKVMVPHMKAENVYPSVFFSIDELDRLSTIETDLFAYVLRLRTEWYQNGKIDQEWDAYLKELDRLGLQEWLQIKQAGYDRNNK; encoded by the coding sequence ATGAAAAAAGTGAACAAGTCGAGAAAAGCCGTTACAACGGCATCCATTTCCATGTTATCTGCAATGCTCTTTTTAACCGCCTGTGGCGGGGGTGGAGGCGGCGCGGCAAGTGAGGCGCAATCCCCTGATGGCAAGGTGACATTGAACTTTATAACACAGAGCTCTCCGCTGGCTCCCGCTGATCCAAACGACAAGCTGATTAACAAGCGACTCGAAGAGAAAACCAATGTGCATATCAACTGGAAGAACTATACGAGTGATGTGTTTGCAGAAAAAAGAAATCTGGCGGTTGCCAGCGGTGATTTGCCGGATGCCATTTTTGATGCAGGTTACGGGGATTATGATCTCCTGAAACTGGCGAAAGACGGGGCGATCATTCCACTTGAGGACATGATTGAACAACACATGCCCAATCTGAAAAAGGTGCTGGAGGAAGCTCCCGAATACAAGAGCATGATCACGGCTCCAGACGGACATATCTATTCATTCCCATGGATTGAAGAACTCGGAAGTGGCAAACAACGGATTCAGGCAGTGGATAACTTGCCCTGGATTAATGTGGAATGGTTGAACAAGCTTGGACTGAAGATGCCAACAACAACCGAAGAGCTGAAAGAAGTATTGATCGCGTTCAAAACTCAAGATCCAAACGGCAACGGTAAGGCAGACGAAATTCCGTTATCTTTCATTAACAAACCGGGGGGCGAAGATCTGACATTTCTCTTTGCGGCATTTGGACTCGGAGAGAACTGGGATCATACCGTGGTGACCAATGATGGGAAAGTGGTCTTCACGGCAGCTGATGAAGGCTACAAGGAAGCAGTTAAATACATTCATGAGTTGGTTCAGGAAGGTCTCGTGGATGTCGAATCATACCAGCAGGATTGGAACACGTATCTTGCGAAAGGCAAGGATAACAAGTACGGCATGTACTTCACATGGGATAAGGCTAACATTACAGGCATGAATGATACGTATGATGTTCTGCCTCCGGTTGCCGGGCCTAACGGAGAGGTCAATGTCACAAGAACAAACGGAATTGGGCTTGATCGTGGTCGCATGGTCATTACCAGCAGCAATAAAAACCTGGAATCCACAGCGAAGTGGGTAGACCAACTGTACGATCCGCTGCAATCTGTGCAGAACAACTGGGGTACCTATGGAGATGAGAGTCAGCAAAATATTTTTGAATTCGATGAAGCCAAAGGCATGCTGAAGCATCTTCCATTGGAAGGATCTGCACCTGTGGAACTCAGACAAAAAACCAGTATCGCAGGACCATTGGCCATACTCGACAGTTATTATGACAAATACACAACCAAACCGGAAGATGCGGCTTGGCGGATGGAACTTCTCGACAAGGTAATGGTTCCACATATGAAAGCGGAGAACGTATATCCAAGTGTGTTCTTCTCCATTGATGAACTGGATCGATTGTCCACGATTGAGACCGATCTCTTCGCTTACGTGTTACGTCTGCGTACAGAATGGTATCAGAACGGGAAAATAGATCAGGAATGGGATGCTTACTTGAAAGAGCTGGATCGCCTTGGGTTGCAAGAATGGCTACAGATTAAACAAGCGGGATATGACCGTAATAACAAATAA
- a CDS encoding glycoside hydrolase family 32 protein — MSTILKQDYRNEYHFSPKEKWMNDPNGMVFFNGEYHLFYQYHPFGTTWGPMHWGHAVTRDLITWEELPVALAPDEHGMIFSGSAVVDWNNTSGFFEDEPGLVAIFTHHLEVPNEHPIQRQSLAYSKDNGRTWTKYEGNPVLTHESFVDFRDPKVFWHEQTKEWIMIIACGQTVCLYRSPNLKDWTLGSEFGEGIGSHDGVWECPDLFPLAVDGSSEQVKWVMLVSIGADPAFIEGSRTQYFTGNFDGSTFVPDEASHAIRWIDHGRDNYAGVSWSDIPAEDGRRLFMGWMSNWMYANQTPTNDYRGAMTIARELSLETRAGEVILIQRPARELDQARTPLLSLQDASIRQVSEQLNALQLVNYEIHAEWTPDQSFHFALRSGAGKKTLVGVDANRGEVYIDRSGSGIGDFHEHFLSRHTAELKDVNANQSLRIFVDHSSVEVFANDGQAVITDLIYPDADCQGISAHAENTDLVFSSLHIYEISSTKAKG, encoded by the coding sequence ATGTCAACAATTCTTAAACAAGATTACAGAAATGAATACCATTTTTCACCGAAAGAGAAGTGGATGAACGACCCGAACGGCATGGTGTTTTTCAATGGGGAGTATCACTTGTTCTATCAGTATCATCCGTTTGGTACGACATGGGGGCCGATGCATTGGGGTCACGCGGTAACCCGAGATCTCATCACTTGGGAGGAACTTCCTGTAGCTCTGGCACCGGATGAACATGGCATGATCTTCTCCGGCAGTGCGGTGGTGGATTGGAATAATACTTCCGGATTCTTCGAAGATGAGCCGGGGTTGGTTGCTATTTTTACACATCATTTGGAAGTACCAAATGAGCATCCTATTCAGCGTCAGAGTCTGGCGTATAGCAAAGACAATGGCAGAACCTGGACTAAATACGAGGGTAATCCGGTATTAACGCATGAGTCCTTTGTTGATTTCCGTGATCCCAAAGTGTTCTGGCATGAGCAGACCAAGGAATGGATTATGATTATCGCTTGTGGTCAAACGGTATGTCTGTACCGATCTCCCAATCTGAAGGATTGGACACTAGGAAGTGAATTTGGCGAAGGGATCGGTTCACACGATGGTGTGTGGGAATGCCCGGACCTGTTCCCGCTTGCAGTGGATGGAAGCTCAGAGCAGGTGAAATGGGTGATGCTCGTTAGCATCGGTGCAGATCCTGCTTTTATTGAAGGCTCCAGAACACAATATTTTACCGGAAATTTTGATGGAAGTACATTTGTCCCAGATGAAGCATCCCATGCGATTCGCTGGATTGATCATGGCCGGGATAACTACGCGGGAGTTAGTTGGTCTGACATTCCGGCTGAAGACGGCAGACGCTTGTTCATGGGGTGGATGAGCAACTGGATGTATGCCAATCAGACGCCAACCAATGATTATCGTGGAGCAATGACCATTGCGCGGGAGCTGTCACTGGAGACAAGAGCCGGAGAAGTAATACTGATTCAACGTCCTGCGCGTGAACTTGATCAAGCCCGTACGCCATTATTGTCCCTACAGGATGCTTCGATTAGGCAAGTGAGTGAGCAGTTGAACGCTTTGCAACTAGTGAACTATGAGATCCATGCAGAGTGGACTCCAGATCAGTCGTTCCATTTTGCCTTAAGAAGCGGAGCTGGTAAGAAAACGCTCGTTGGTGTAGACGCCAACCGAGGGGAAGTATATATCGATCGTAGTGGATCGGGTATCGGCGATTTTCATGAACATTTCCTGAGCCGCCATACAGCTGAGTTAAAAGATGTAAATGCGAATCAAAGTTTGCGTATCTTTGTAGATCATTCATCTGTGGAGGTATTTGCAAATGATGGTCAGGCCGTTATTACGGATCTGATCTATCCGGATGCGGATTGCCAAGGCATCTCTGCTCATGCGGAAAATACTGATCTGGTCTTCTCTTCACTTCATATCTATGAGATATCATCAACCAAGGCTAAAGGTTAA